The following proteins are co-located in the Vicia villosa cultivar HV-30 ecotype Madison, WI unplaced genomic scaffold, Vvil1.0 ctg.004857F_1_1, whole genome shotgun sequence genome:
- the LOC131642353 gene encoding uncharacterized protein LOC131642353 encodes MNEDVNKHLQRFLTMSSTLKIEGHTEEEKRLHMFPFTLTGEAEEWFYSLPAGSITTWAKMEKAFLQEYFPASVSLRKRYEILNFKKKEGESLGDAYKRFKRILVACPTHNMDQAEKMQMFVNGLRIQTRQILDSAAGGSSNFAIATYMKKIIKAISSNKHLELYDRVLSKLARIIDFKLETNKQVKIEETVDVEVEKRLKALNIGAQKVAKIEDINFFKQNNPYSNTYNPGWKNHPNFAWRDQKGNVQQQVSGQYQNQYQQQQQQAQKKSYWEIAIE; translated from the exons ATGAATGAAGATGTTAACAAGCACCTTCAAAGATTTTTGACTATGAGCTCAACGCTGAAGATAGAGGGACATACGGAAGAAGAAAAACGACTTCATATGTTCCCATTTACATTAACGGGTGAAGCTGAGGAATGGTTCTATTCCTTACCTGCGGGAAGTATCACTACATGGGCTAAGATGGAGAAAGCATTCTTGCAAGAATATTTTCCCGCATCCGTATCATTGAGAAAAAGATACGAAATCCTAAATTTCAAGAAAAAAGAGGGTGAGTCACTAGGGgatgcttacaaaagattcaaaagaattctagtggcTTGTCCTACTCACAATATGGATCAGGCTGAGAAGATGCAAATGTTTGTTAATGGACTCAGAATTCAGACAAGGCAAATCCTTGATTCAGCAGCCGGTGGTTCATCTAACTTTGCAATAGCCACCTATATGAAGAAGATAATTAAAGCCATTTCCTCAAACAAGCATCTTGAGTTGTACGACAGAGTGTTAAGCAAACTAGCCAGAATTATTGATTTTAAGTTGGAAACCAACAAACAGGTAAAAATTGAAGAAACAGTTGATGTAGAGGttgagaaaaggttgaaagcacTAAACATTGGTGCTCAGAAAGTGGCTAAG ATTGaagatataaatttttttaagcaAAATAATCCCTACTCCAACACATACAATCcaggatggaagaatcatcccaactttgcATGGAGAGATCAGAAAGGGAATGTGCAACAGCAAGTGTCGGGCCAATATCAAAATCAATACCAGCAACAGCAACAACAAGCACAAAAGAAATCATATTGGGAGATTGCAATCGAATAG